A section of the Deinococcus taeanensis genome encodes:
- a CDS encoding ABC transporter permease, protein MTGRTHPLLGAWAALVYLFLYLPIVVLIVFSFNDSRFGATWAGFTTRWYAVLFARADVREALTHTLNVAVVSTLISTVLGTLVGLGLWRYTIHLRAALTGLLVLPIVIPDVVMGVSLLMFYAFVRAGLERAGWTFDNGFWTVLLAHVTFQISYVALTVRSRLAGYGPELEEAARDLGASGWQSFSKVILPLAMPGVLAGALLAFTLSLDDFVVTYFTSGSGFRTLPVLIYTNVKRGVTPDINALSALLVLVTVVAVIAANALLRPRRAP, encoded by the coding sequence ATGACCGGCCGCACCCACCCTCTGCTGGGCGCATGGGCGGCGCTGGTGTACCTGTTCCTGTACCTGCCGATCGTGGTGCTGATCGTCTTTTCCTTCAACGATTCCCGCTTCGGCGCGACCTGGGCTGGTTTCACGACCCGCTGGTACGCCGTGCTGTTCGCCCGCGCGGACGTGCGCGAGGCGCTGACGCACACCCTGAACGTCGCGGTGGTCAGCACGCTGATCAGCACGGTGCTGGGCACCCTGGTCGGGCTGGGCCTGTGGCGCTACACCATCCACCTGCGCGCCGCGCTGACCGGCCTGCTGGTGCTGCCCATCGTGATTCCGGACGTGGTGATGGGCGTGAGCCTCCTGATGTTCTACGCATTCGTCCGGGCCGGCCTGGAACGCGCCGGCTGGACCTTCGACAACGGCTTCTGGACGGTCCTGCTCGCGCACGTGACGTTCCAGATCAGTTACGTGGCCCTCACGGTCCGCTCGCGCCTCGCCGGGTACGGCCCGGAACTGGAGGAAGCCGCCCGGGACCTGGGGGCCAGCGGCTGGCAGTCCTTTTCCAAGGTGATCCTGCCACTGGCCATGCCGGGCGTCCTGGCGGGAGCGCTGCTGGCCTTCACGCTGTCGCTGGACGATTTCGTGGTGACGTACTTCACGAGCGGATCGGGGTTCAGAACCCTGCCCGTGCTGATCTACACGAACGTGAAACGCGGCGTCACCCCGGACATCAACGCCCTGAGCGCCCTGCTGGTGCTGGTGACGGTGGTGGCGGTCATCGCCGCGAACGCCCTGCTGCGCCCCCGGAGGGCCCCGTGA
- a CDS encoding ABC transporter permease produces the protein MLTVRRFFATLGPGVLWLTAFLVLPAAVMLTYSVLTRTDLAQVGAPWTLESWQRVFGYDALFQEWTGDNLRVLWRSVWVAALTSGLCALLGYPLAFFIARQDERRRNLLLLLLIIPFWTNFLIRVYAWILILRPFDLVPSLSATMLGMVYAFVPFFVLPAYASVEKIDWRLHEAAQDLGAPPARAFLSAVFPQTLPGLVAGVLLTFIPALGTFVVSDLLGGARAALVGNLIQNQFGQAGDWPYGSALSFLLMGVVLLGLWAYARAAGHKGLEELG, from the coding sequence ATGCTGACCGTCCGGCGGTTTTTTGCCACGCTCGGACCGGGCGTGCTGTGGCTTACCGCGTTCCTGGTGCTGCCCGCCGCGGTCATGCTGACCTACTCCGTGCTGACCCGCACGGACCTCGCGCAGGTGGGCGCCCCCTGGACCCTGGAATCCTGGCAGCGCGTCTTCGGGTACGACGCCCTGTTTCAGGAGTGGACGGGCGACAACCTGCGCGTCCTGTGGCGCAGCGTGTGGGTGGCGGCCCTCACCTCGGGCCTGTGCGCGCTGCTGGGCTACCCCCTGGCGTTCTTCATCGCCCGGCAGGACGAGCGCCGCAGGAACCTGCTGCTGCTGCTGCTGATCATTCCTTTCTGGACGAACTTCCTGATTCGCGTGTACGCCTGGATTCTCATCCTGCGGCCCTTCGACCTGGTGCCCAGCCTGAGCGCGACAATGTTGGGCATGGTGTACGCGTTCGTGCCGTTTTTCGTGCTGCCTGCGTACGCCAGCGTGGAGAAGATCGACTGGCGGCTGCACGAGGCCGCGCAGGACCTGGGTGCGCCGCCCGCCCGGGCCTTCCTGAGCGCCGTGTTCCCGCAGACCCTGCCCGGGCTGGTGGCTGGCGTGCTGCTGACCTTCATTCCGGCGCTGGGGACTTTCGTGGTCAGTGACCTTCTGGGAGGCGCCCGCGCGGCGCTTGTCGGGAATCTGATTCAGAACCAGTTCGGCCAGGCCGGCGACTGGCCGTACGGCAGCGCCCTGAGTTTCCTGCTGATGGGCGTGGTGCTGCTGGGCCTGTGGGCGTACGCCCGCGCCGCCGGGCATAAAGGCCTGGAGGAACTCGGATGA
- a CDS encoding ABC transporter ATP-binding protein, with product MTFRGRRVRDLAADAAVSVTGLRKSYRGGAHGAPSVVLDSIDLDVRRGEFFSLLGPSGCGKTTLLRILAGFEHPDAGEVRIAGRDMRGVPPHRRDVNTVFQSYALFPHMTVQDNVAFGLRMKGVPAPQARERVMTALERVRIAQFATRRPDQLSGGQRQRVALARAIVNEPQVLLLDEPLSALDLKLRKELQVELAHLQETLGITFVFVTHDQEEALVMSDRIAVMNGGRLEQLGRAEDLYERPRTAFVANFLGSSNLIEGTVLNVQGRHATVQTAHGPLRTAHGAGLRAGQRVTLSVRPEKLRMERDEGTEGNEIRARVDDIVYTGAENQYLLQAGGQQLVVFQLNADIGADEDFDYEEDVTLYLPPDNLVVLEDA from the coding sequence GTGACATTCAGGGGCCGCCGCGTGCGGGACCTCGCCGCTGACGCGGCCGTCAGCGTCACGGGCCTGCGCAAAAGCTACCGTGGTGGCGCGCACGGCGCGCCCTCAGTCGTGCTGGACAGCATCGATCTTGACGTGCGGCGCGGCGAATTCTTCAGCCTGCTGGGCCCGTCCGGGTGCGGGAAGACCACGCTGCTGCGCATCCTGGCGGGCTTCGAACACCCCGATGCCGGTGAAGTCCGCATCGCGGGACGCGACATGCGGGGCGTTCCGCCGCACCGCCGGGACGTGAACACGGTCTTTCAGAGCTACGCCCTGTTTCCGCACATGACCGTCCAGGACAACGTCGCGTTCGGCCTGCGCATGAAAGGCGTGCCGGCCCCGCAGGCCCGCGAACGGGTCATGACGGCCCTGGAGCGCGTGCGTATCGCGCAGTTCGCCACGCGCCGCCCGGACCAGCTCAGCGGCGGGCAGCGGCAACGGGTGGCCCTGGCGCGCGCCATCGTGAACGAACCTCAGGTGCTGCTCCTCGACGAGCCGCTCAGCGCGCTGGACCTGAAACTCCGCAAGGAGCTGCAGGTGGAACTTGCGCACCTGCAGGAGACGCTGGGCATCACCTTTGTGTTCGTCACGCACGACCAGGAAGAAGCGCTGGTCATGAGTGACCGGATCGCCGTGATGAACGGCGGACGCCTGGAGCAGCTGGGCCGCGCCGAGGACCTCTACGAGCGGCCCCGCACGGCGTTCGTCGCGAATTTCCTGGGCAGCAGCAACCTGATCGAAGGCACCGTCCTGAATGTTCAGGGGCGGCACGCCACCGTGCAGACCGCGCATGGCCCGCTGCGCACCGCGCACGGCGCAGGCCTGCGCGCCGGGCAGCGCGTGACCCTGTCCGTCCGGCCCGAGAAACTGCGCATGGAGCGCGACGAGGGCACCGAAGGCAACGAGATCCGCGCCCGTGTGGACGACATCGTGTACACGGGCGCCGAGAACCAGTACCTGCTGCAGGCCGGCGGTCAGCAACTCGTGGTGTTTCAGCTGAACGCCGATATCGGCGCAGATGAGGACTTCGACTACGAAGAGGACGTCACGCTGTACCTCCCGCCGGACAACCTTGTGGTGCTGGAGGACGCGTGA
- a CDS encoding sensor domain-containing diguanylate cyclase has product MPTLSLTALLSTAFAAIFLLFGLLETYLNTRAATQQLQAKVGQSLGQFAYEMTDKLDRGMFERARDLEILSALGDVQNVRAGGDQTRTLLDRLKSTFPSYAWIGLADPQGKVLVSTGGLLEGQSVATRPWFQGALKGPFAGDVHEAKLLAGLLPREGSEPLRFVDVATPVHNAQGRVTGVLGAHLSWTWAQEVRESLLQPVQDREQFEVFIVDRQGVVLLGPPDLQGQALPAALLERFPVSGYAVERWPDGRMYVTGSSRSRGYRTYTGLEWRVIVRQDTQVAFAGVGAFRRTSILLNVSLSVLFAALGLVLAHFIARPLRRLRAAAHAIEAGVLNAELPPVTAYAEARTLSLALQRLLEHLKRNERDLERRILDRTDALHRRTQEAETLSALSVLSTQHQDAAQLTAALAPLTAQACALDLVAWATVDGDTVTLRVLTEQNGAPAFPEAARSESAERSLHSVASALGQPLYVEAYAQQVQALPAAVAWGVRSAAYIPVCGPNGERTVLFAARCTDRPWTDADRRVLEAAARSVQISQERRASLLELEFAALHDRLTGLGNRRAFDQNLDQAVSASKRHQGTFGVMVIDLDGLKGVNDHEGHERGDALLREFAGALRTAFRNEDRIFRLGGDEYAVLLDRATVSGARTVLERVRAAVRLTRQAGFSQMDASAGIAFFPEDAWEAPALTRLADERMYEEKHDHRALRQHTTLTTPGEPTPTPALDS; this is encoded by the coding sequence ATGCCGACCCTCAGTCTGACCGCCCTGCTCTCTACGGCCTTCGCGGCGATCTTTCTGCTGTTCGGTCTGCTCGAAACGTACCTGAACACCCGGGCGGCCACGCAGCAGCTTCAGGCGAAAGTGGGCCAGTCGCTGGGGCAGTTCGCGTACGAGATGACCGACAAGCTCGACCGCGGGATGTTCGAACGCGCCCGGGACCTGGAGATCCTCAGCGCGCTGGGAGACGTTCAGAATGTCCGCGCTGGGGGCGACCAGACGCGGACGCTGCTGGACCGGCTGAAGAGCACCTTTCCCAGTTACGCCTGGATTGGCCTGGCCGACCCGCAGGGCAAGGTGCTCGTCAGTACCGGCGGGCTGCTCGAAGGGCAGAGTGTCGCCACCCGCCCGTGGTTTCAGGGGGCCCTCAAAGGCCCCTTCGCGGGCGACGTTCACGAGGCGAAACTCCTGGCGGGACTGCTGCCCCGCGAGGGCAGCGAACCGCTGCGGTTCGTGGACGTCGCCACGCCGGTCCATAACGCTCAGGGCCGCGTGACCGGCGTACTCGGCGCGCACCTCAGCTGGACCTGGGCGCAGGAAGTGCGCGAATCCCTGCTGCAGCCGGTGCAGGACCGCGAGCAGTTCGAGGTGTTCATCGTTGACCGTCAGGGCGTGGTCCTGCTGGGTCCGCCGGACCTGCAGGGTCAGGCCCTGCCCGCGGCGCTGCTGGAGCGCTTTCCGGTCAGCGGGTACGCCGTGGAACGCTGGCCGGACGGCCGGATGTACGTCACGGGCAGCAGCCGCAGCCGCGGGTACCGCACGTACACCGGCCTGGAATGGCGCGTGATAGTCCGGCAGGACACGCAGGTGGCCTTCGCAGGGGTCGGCGCCTTCCGCCGGACCTCCATTCTTCTGAACGTCAGCCTGAGCGTGCTGTTCGCGGCGCTGGGCCTCGTCCTGGCGCACTTTATCGCGCGGCCGCTGCGGCGGCTGAGGGCCGCGGCGCACGCCATTGAGGCCGGTGTGCTGAACGCCGAACTGCCGCCGGTGACCGCGTACGCCGAGGCCCGCACCCTCTCGCTCGCCCTGCAGCGTCTGCTGGAGCACCTGAAACGCAACGAGCGGGACCTGGAACGGCGGATTCTGGACCGCACGGACGCCCTGCACCGCCGCACGCAGGAGGCCGAGACGCTGTCGGCCCTGAGTGTTCTGTCCACGCAGCACCAGGACGCCGCGCAGCTCACCGCGGCGCTGGCGCCCCTGACGGCGCAGGCCTGCGCCCTGGATCTGGTCGCGTGGGCCACCGTGGACGGCGACACCGTGACGCTGCGCGTGCTCACCGAACAAAACGGCGCTCCGGCGTTCCCTGAGGCCGCCCGGTCGGAATCTGCCGAACGCAGCCTTCATTCCGTGGCCTCGGCGCTGGGTCAGCCGCTGTACGTCGAGGCGTACGCGCAACAGGTCCAGGCCCTGCCCGCTGCCGTTGCGTGGGGGGTACGGAGCGCCGCCTACATCCCGGTGTGCGGCCCGAACGGCGAGCGGACTGTGCTGTTCGCAGCCCGCTGCACCGACCGGCCGTGGACCGACGCGGACCGGCGGGTACTGGAGGCCGCGGCCCGCAGCGTGCAGATCAGCCAGGAGCGGCGCGCGTCCCTGCTGGAACTGGAGTTCGCGGCGCTGCACGACCGCCTGACGGGCCTGGGCAACCGCCGGGCCTTCGATCAGAATCTGGATCAGGCGGTCAGTGCCAGCAAACGCCACCAGGGCACGTTCGGCGTCATGGTCATTGACCTTGACGGGCTGAAGGGCGTGAATGACCACGAAGGGCACGAGCGCGGCGACGCGCTGCTGCGCGAGTTTGCCGGAGCGCTGCGCACCGCGTTCCGCAATGAGGACCGCATCTTCCGGCTGGGCGGCGACGAATATGCCGTGCTGCTCGACCGCGCCACGGTTTCAGGAGCGCGCACGGTACTCGAGCGCGTGCGGGCCGCCGTGCGCCTGACCCGTCAGGCTGGCTTTTCTCAGATGGACGCCAGCGCCGGCATCGCCTTCTTCCCGGAAGATGCCTGGGAGGCTCCGGCCCTGACGCGCCTGGCCGACGAACGGATGTACGAGGAGAAGCATGACCACCGGGCGTTGCGGCAGCACACGACCCTGACCACCCCAGGGGAGCCCACACCGACACCTGCCCTGGACTCCTGA
- a CDS encoding DUF4384 domain-containing protein, with translation MKHVLTTLTLAVTAAVASAQTAPRITSQSIIVNPVVSPLKVSVWTGKDTTGTKTPAYVAGDRITLNVKTTQDAYVYLFNVNHKGEIDLILPNRFATGANFVKANTTKSFPSAEDKFTFDIAGPAGLNKVLALASTTELDLTDIAQFKADQQTGFATVTVKGGQAGLAQALSIVVQPLKSQEWVTDVAQYEISAKVATPPVPVMTTTSTWKASFTSGMTLARVYDFYANQLRAEGYVLEEKVSSQLQVVGRFTLTDNVKARLTVKQRAAGRNTFDVVLVRQE, from the coding sequence ATGAAACACGTGCTCACCACCCTGACCCTGGCTGTTACCGCTGCTGTCGCCTCTGCCCAGACCGCTCCGCGCATCACGTCGCAGAGCATCATCGTGAACCCCGTGGTCTCGCCTCTGAAGGTCAGCGTGTGGACCGGAAAGGACACCACCGGCACGAAGACGCCAGCCTACGTCGCCGGGGACCGCATCACCCTGAATGTGAAGACCACCCAGGACGCGTACGTTTACCTGTTCAACGTGAACCACAAGGGCGAGATTGATCTGATCCTCCCCAACCGCTTCGCGACAGGCGCGAACTTCGTGAAGGCGAACACCACGAAGAGCTTCCCCAGCGCCGAGGACAAGTTCACGTTCGACATTGCCGGTCCGGCCGGGCTGAACAAGGTGCTCGCCCTGGCCAGCACGACCGAACTGGACCTGACGGACATCGCGCAGTTCAAAGCTGACCAGCAGACCGGTTTTGCGACCGTGACCGTCAAGGGCGGTCAGGCGGGGCTGGCCCAGGCGCTGTCCATTGTGGTGCAGCCGCTGAAGTCCCAGGAGTGGGTGACGGACGTCGCGCAGTACGAAATCTCCGCGAAGGTCGCCACGCCCCCGGTGCCGGTGATGACCACGACATCCACCTGGAAGGCGAGCTTCACCTCCGGCATGACGCTGGCGCGCGTGTATGACTTCTACGCGAACCAGCTGCGTGCCGAGGGGTACGTTCTGGAGGAGAAGGTGTCCAGCCAGCTTCAGGTGGTGGGGCGCTTCACCCTGACCGATAACGTGAAGGCCCGCCTGACCGTGAAACAGCGTGCCGCGGGACGCAACACCTTCGACGTGGTGCTCGTCCGCCAGGAGTAA
- the map gene encoding type I methionyl aminopeptidase, with protein sequence MSRVSLKSAREIEIMRRAGALVAETFRVLDPHVKPGATLQDLDRIAEEHIRRAGATPAYLGYGPKNNPFPGTICASVNEVICHGIPDGRILQSGDIIGVDIGVLLDGYYGDACYTYTVGQVTPEVQGLVDTTRDALNGALELVKPGARLGDLGHAIQSLAEGRGYGVVREYTGHGIGRRLHEEPTVLHYGARYTGLKLQPGMVFTIEPMVNLGRPETRLLADGWTVITADKSPSAQFEHTVVVTSGGHEVLTV encoded by the coding sequence ATGAGCCGCGTGTCCCTGAAGTCCGCCCGTGAAATTGAGATCATGCGCCGTGCGGGCGCGCTGGTCGCCGAGACCTTCCGCGTGCTGGACCCTCACGTGAAACCCGGCGCGACCCTGCAGGACCTCGACCGGATCGCCGAGGAGCACATCCGCAGGGCCGGCGCCACACCCGCCTACCTGGGGTACGGGCCGAAGAACAACCCGTTCCCGGGCACCATCTGCGCCAGCGTGAACGAAGTGATCTGCCACGGCATTCCCGACGGGCGGATCCTGCAGAGCGGTGACATCATCGGCGTGGATATCGGCGTGCTTCTCGACGGGTACTACGGCGACGCCTGCTACACGTACACGGTCGGGCAGGTCACCCCGGAAGTGCAGGGGCTCGTGGACACCACCCGCGACGCCCTGAATGGGGCGCTGGAACTCGTGAAGCCCGGCGCGCGCCTCGGTGACCTCGGGCACGCTATCCAGTCCCTGGCAGAAGGCCGCGGATACGGTGTCGTGCGGGAATACACCGGGCACGGCATCGGCAGGCGCCTGCACGAGGAACCGACCGTGCTGCACTACGGGGCGCGGTACACCGGGCTGAAACTCCAGCCGGGCATGGTGTTCACCATTGAGCCCATGGTGAACCTGGGTCGCCCTGAAACGCGCCTGCTGGCCGACGGCTGGACCGTCATCACGGCCGACAAGAGCCCCAGTGCCCAGTTCGAGCACACTGTCGTCGTCACCTCCGGGGGGCATGAGGTCCTGACCGTCTGA
- a CDS encoding M55 family metallopeptidase: MGERRVVISVDMEGVCGVSSWVQVSPPEFGGLVNAGEYERARERMTLEAAAAAQGALDAGATDVLVNDSHDTMRNLIPELLPDGVRFTSGNDKPLSMVQGVQEPGVVGLLFVGYHARAGSMRGPLAHTWNGFIRDVRVNSVSTGEYGLNALVAGHYGVPVLFASGDDVALQEIRVELGEAVVTVAVKEGLSAFAAAHLHPREAQRRIREGARRAVEGAFSAQPYATRWPAHAHLSFNHQARADACERVPGVTRVDAVTVGWESPDAYHLFQTFRMLAKVGEVRLDG; this comes from the coding sequence ATGGGCGAACGCCGGGTTGTGATCAGCGTGGATATGGAAGGCGTGTGCGGGGTGTCGAGCTGGGTGCAGGTGAGCCCACCGGAGTTCGGCGGGCTCGTGAACGCCGGCGAGTACGAGCGGGCGCGTGAGCGCATGACACTGGAGGCCGCGGCGGCCGCCCAGGGGGCGCTGGACGCGGGAGCCACGGACGTGCTCGTAAACGACAGCCACGACACGATGCGCAACCTCATTCCAGAGCTGCTGCCGGACGGCGTGCGCTTTACGTCCGGGAATGACAAGCCGCTGAGCATGGTGCAGGGCGTGCAGGAGCCCGGTGTGGTGGGGCTCCTGTTCGTCGGGTACCACGCGCGCGCAGGCAGCATGCGCGGGCCACTGGCCCACACCTGGAACGGGTTCATCCGGGACGTGCGGGTCAACAGTGTCAGCACCGGCGAGTACGGCCTGAATGCCCTGGTGGCCGGGCACTACGGCGTCCCGGTCCTGTTTGCCAGTGGGGATGACGTGGCCCTGCAGGAAATCAGGGTGGAGCTCGGCGAGGCCGTGGTGACGGTCGCGGTGAAAGAAGGCCTGAGTGCCTTTGCCGCCGCGCACCTGCACCCGCGTGAAGCGCAGCGCCGCATCCGTGAGGGTGCGCGCCGCGCAGTGGAGGGCGCCTTCAGCGCGCAGCCGTACGCCACGCGCTGGCCGGCCCACGCGCACCTGAGTTTCAATCATCAGGCGCGGGCGGATGCGTGCGAGCGGGTGCCGGGCGTGACCCGGGTGGATGCCGTGACGGTCGGGTGGGAGAGCCCGGACGCCTACCACCTGTTCCAGACGTTCCGGATGCTGGCGAAGGTAGGCGAGGTCCGCCTTGACGGCTAG